A window of the Theileria parva strain Muguga chromosome 2, complete sequence, whole genome shotgun sequence genome harbors these coding sequences:
- a CDS encoding SVSP family protein, translating into MKIYTENEASGNFLINRNHYTVGLTGHGNVKFNLKNNVKCTMVKYKNINIWVHEGGGEILKGFSCFNPKE; encoded by the coding sequence atgaaaatctATACAGAAAATGAAGCCAGTggaaattttttaatcaatAGAAATCATTATACAGTTGGCTTGACTGGTCATGgaaatgttaaattcaatttaaaaaataatgtaaaatgtaCAATGGTCaaatacaaaaatataaacatTTGGGTTCATGAAGGTGGAGGTGAAATTCTAAAAGGGTTTAGCTGCTTTAATCCAAAAGAATAa
- a CDS encoding putative integral membrane protein has protein sequence MKNTYTFLLYFGICLFSLYSNCFELDIGQISKYRRGGNEINVYRDDSGNFYKHKPYEPFLLKELYYDDDVIYFDALLTSDQLLISASVLWVLDNPTVIYLNLEKSSVILLNENNLILTVEAIFSRETISNINHKSHPDSDKLVDVDIQQTQNYVSNSLNVSVNQLHLSGNGLERFVFRYYDIGSYRLNDLIYGTENRLGFGNLTTHVIEDAVPGNYEDKKNNFPLNIPNKEQVYGVCLYSYNNFPLVMELVYTYNKRHYYGHTPGKKWHKVLMPTINEPYYREKLLDRLNYYACMNGFKYIVDIMRTSDREDDLYSIDNYCIGPNGVDKVKNNVKLKQETRSDNSKYKCYEHSGENIEEFFVDNLYCGDSIFQLQNLPKNIDSIRVYRYRNNKPCLITIVDNNSLLYYKREGDKWKYFNTDENLPDINTKFNEKINRLLDELDPDEELREEKLKNNQWKKEPKLTFIEVVNLLPDKVNIKVQGNKTYQMQTFKYDKRELESKRLKRFQFDIYSYMDPIEQIAAISDGNLNTVLHVETRPNCALIAIYYDGRPIIEFEKNDVLVHKAVYFYHKTTDNMDVYLYTNSLYVYHFRNNYYKYDYRWELVSKEPVKLADSDQTDENLKRYFEEVKKLNPKKATEKSKKIIVNGDAINLMKHDEVTILTRNYLKETIVTIKKDKSKNNQSKEEFNVDKFDGSSGAKQSCSHSVVKYNDQTLVNLNESMYHLIKLIEFIKENDELTLYLYTNTLYVFRFQKNPPSNEWKFIILQPVMCPYKKVSEPLEPYFTKMNEINKLDFKVNIFENIIDLLPNINVNITTKLNERYNITTIKKNLALLKNDEIIKKEFDVHYYLHSDYTEHGISEYLKFMNMKRSGKDEAKVHTLPLYAINHIKWSYADVFKVYFKDRCVFLAVEYIHKDNHTHIYGYTNALYVFHAYRHDNDGYNYHDWKRKKEPAVIDDSTNDDPKISRDLKKYFKLAKNINNFDFD, from the exons ATGAAAAatacttacacatttttgttatatttTGGGATTTGCTTATTCAGTTTGTATTCTAATTGTTTTGAATTAGATATTGGTCAAATAAGCAAATATCGCAGAGGAGGAAATGAGATCAATGTTTACAGGGATGATTctggtaatttttacaagCATAAACCTTATGAACCTTTTTTGTTGAAGGAATTATACTATGATGATgatgtaatatattttgaTGCTTTGTTAACTAgcgatcaacttttgatATCTGCCTCAGTTCTTTGGGTGTTGGATAATCCaactgtaatatatttaaatctGGAAAAGTCATCagttatactattaaatgAAAACAATTTGATATTAACGGTTGAGGCAATATTCTCGAGGGAAACTATTTCCAACATAAACCATAAGTCGCATCCTGACTCTGATAAGCTTGTTGATGTTGACATACAACAAACTCAAAACTACGTCAGTAATTCATTGAATGTTTCTGTTAACCAACTTCATTTATCAGGGAATGGTCTCGAAAGATTTGTATTCAGATATTATGACATTGGTTCATACAGATTAAATGATCTTATATACGGAACTGAAAATCGTTTAGGCTTTGGAAATCTTACAACTCATGTAATAGAGGACGCTGTCCCGGGAAATTatgaagataaaaaaaACAATTTCCCCTTAAATATACCTAACAAGGAACAGGTTTATGGAGTATGCCTGTATAGTTATAATAACTTCCCACTAGTTATGGAATTAGTTTATACCTATAATAAAAGGCACTATTATGGTCATACTCCTGGAAAAAAGTGGCATAAAGTACTTATGCCAACCATAAATGAACCATATTATAGAGAAAAGCTACTTGACAGACTCAACTATTATGCTTGTATGAATGgatttaagtatatagttgaTATTATGAGGACTTCAGATAGAGAAGATGACTTATATAGTATTGACAATTATTGCATTGGGCCCAATGGTGTAGACAAAGTTAagaataatgtaaaattaaaacaagaAACCAGAAGCGATAACAGTAAATACAAATGTTACGAACATTCTGGTGAGAACATTGAAGAATTCTTCGtagataatttatattgtGGAGACTCAATTTTTCAACTACAAAATTTGCCAAAAAACATAGATTCTATAAGAGTGTATAGATATCGAAATAATAAACCATGTTTAATTACTATTGTTGACAATAATTCATTGTTGTATTACAAACGTGAAGGTGACAAATGGAAATACTTTAATACTGATGAGAATCTCCCAGACATCaatactaaatttaatgaaaaaataaacagACTCCTGGATGA aCTTGATCCTGATGAAGAACTTCGTGAGGAGAAACTAAAGAATAATCAATGGAAGAAGGAGCCTAAATTAACCTTTATTGAGGTTGTTAACTTGTTACCTGATAAAGTAAACATAAAAGTTCAAGGTAATAAAACCTATCAAATGCAAACGTTTAAATATGACAAGAGAGAATTAGAATcgaaaagattaaaaagATTTCAGTTTgatatatatagttatatgGATCCCATCGAACAAATAGCAGCAATAAGTGATGGCAATCTTAATACCGTTTTACATGTAGAGACAAGGCCCAACTGTGCCTTGATTGCCATATATTATGATGGAAGACCTATTATTGAATTCGAAAAGAATGATGTATTAGTTCATAAAgctgtttatttttatcacaaAACAACTGATAATATGGATGTTTACCTGTATACCAACAGTTTATATGTTTACCATTTcagaaataattattataagtATGATTATAGATGGGAACTAGTATCCAAAGAACCTGTAAAACTAGCAGATTCAGATCAAACAGACgaaaatttgaaaagaTATTTTGAGGAAGTTAAAAAACTCAATCCAAAAAAAGCCACTgaaaaatctaaaaaaattatagtaAATGGTGATgcaataaatttaatgaaacaTGATGAAGTAACAATATTGACAAGAAATTACTTAAAGGAAACAATAGTAACAATCAAGAAAgataaatctaaaaataaccaaTCAAAAGAAGAATTTAATGTAGACAAATTTGATGGCTCTTCTGGTGCTAAACAGTCTTGTTCTCATAGTGTAGTCAAATATAATGATCAAACACtggtaaatttaaatgaaagCATGTATCACcttataaagttaatagAGTTCATTAAAGAAAATGATGAATTGACcctttatttatataccaACACGCTCTATGTCTTTAGATTTCAAAAGAACCCCCCTAGTAATGAGTGGAAGTTTATAATACTTCAACCTGTAATGTGTCCTTATAAAAAGGTTAGTGAACCACTGGAACCTTACTTTACTAAGAtgaatgaaattaataagCTCGACTTCaaagttaatatatttgaGAACATTATTGATCTACTTCCTAACATAAATGTTAATATAACAACCAAATTAAACGAAAGGTATAATATTACCACCATAAAGAAAAACTTGGCCCTTTTAAAGaatgatgaaattattaaaaaagaGTTTGATGTTCATTATTACCTTCATAGCGATTACACAGAACATGGAATCTCAGAATAtcttaaatttatgaatatGAAAAGAAGTGGAAAAGATGAAGCCAAGGTACACACACTACCATTATATGCAATCAATCACATTAAATGGAGTTATGCTGATGTTTTCAAGGTTTATTTCAAGGATAGGTGCGTATTCCTTGCTGTGGAATATATTCATAAAGATAATCATACTCATATATACGGATACACGAATGCTTTATATGTTTTTCATGCATATAGGCATGATAACGATGGTTATAATTATCATGATTGGAAACGTAAAAAGGAACCGGCGGTAATTGATGATTCGACTAATGATGATCCAAAAATCAGTAGAGACTTAAAAAAGTACTTCAAACTGGCAAAgaatatcaacaattttGACTTCgattaa
- the abcC6 gene encoding ABC transporter family protein, with the protein MRKTRDISELFNEKFQDAVEKPGSEHHYWESKSYSKSYFKNKSRFLKFRYYDSVTVLKFLFFHWVGKWAFLLSKQYVEPYKLHPLPVDDQILYWYPIFSKNVSDGILKLESYETRQYGHPTVKPTRSVLLRALFLTFWKRTTFGLLGIIVTNVLSMSIALLVKHLLENLNTKSFALLKIFLFLFAIIGLQIVDGLLIENFTFYLNRLRLVWEHSVSVCVFQNGISHRRFFNNNVNGSNMLNVCNTVLHSCSPDSECSRNPLYCPARRFQNKEITPIIFTFEYNDCFYVSMFLESAVPIINFLSNFIYGVVLISMEIKINLWVLYVLGVVFCFLMVVVEIINTYLLHFVCLVKDYRIGECVEIISELPLINKLLYDDIAINIITETRNSELLLILVRFFLTLINKSLFVICNNVTFFVLMNYFVKSVRDAEVIKDVEVGGFLSSFYVFFRIINSMFMLPYALGRLATAYISYNRVKKYLNECSPNFYVSDNRFPGSTQMSSDLPDVTNEIAKDVVVLYKDASFAWVHSKKDFVNDNNEVHLKNINFQLKRKEIVIMTGNQGCGKSNFIKSALGEMTLVGGSMAVVPLHTSMPIFYSSENIWLQQGTIRSNITFGHRFDEDIYESVIKALELETDILSWEKGDFRVVSDNAHSLSCGQRVRMEMARAIYAYLIFSKVNKDYNRNQCSFLMCLDSQFHGLDPYVSRTVFFNLFNAKNGLLVKDDLAVIVSSSLTLLDKCVRASDLVKFPRIPVYEIDNKSVHFNCYLSDIFKDKKTQNAFEYITPPSGPYKLNFFTNDMMKLCYSSSNNSLSRNYLTKSKYRRSLSSIIQECYPDDKFNPYLLYFKAAGLAFVLFTIFSLASSIMDNSKFVLATNLTDYMFKKIGDYDDGVTVDMSDVVSHSDSALNVMLIIVSVIMGCSLVSILFFTVSTLMASKRIHEYCLTSVFKNSSSVIKIKKQINQIITYFSSDMIFIDQYIGDMIFTTFLAFIQTAISIGTLFYTIPLSVPFIAVSLVIAFEFVVLKIVKSFKTIQLGSLETMSHVNKTCEDAILGAAIHRSFKKEWELVNDLIERTDYKMRCWFMATSLGSWTSVLFNWLFSLTTALFLTGLIIFDKFTDFKMNVGYFGLGLSLGSSVIKSFNNCSFCFARLQVFICSLRRFQCFIPPGTKCVFDKFRNVHEEDLVISSSKPEDQVNTANLLRRRAIEFKDTNPNFLKRMLFRPKFNFMYVSNYLPSEHTGVVLKDVCVYTNSLMNKEGLILNNINATPSKSDIIGIIGRTGAGKTTLLSVLENNVRNRTGQVLLDGRDLQEIPKSVVRHIVGVLPQLPFVFKGWTIRRFLDPRRLFTDDDINEALENCGLLDFVNCLPGGRKLDTVVVPKPLNTGKKILDQDPKESFNRGKESYREDSSMTIDAPKSTGTMLSVSQLRTLWFAKLVLCRHQYRMLIIDEPPSDNISDDELEAQDMGVPIYELLDKYFKHCTCFVTAHYAKVLKSCTSVWVMHNGRLIRTCSVSDVSKNDSISNIIEEMVTKYSNN; encoded by the coding sequence ATGAGAAAAACTAGAGATATTTCagaattatttaatgaaaaGTTCCAAGATGCAGTTGAAAAACCTGGTTCCGAACATCATTACTGGGAAAGTAAATCCTACTCCAAATCCTATTTCAAAAACAAGTCCCgttttttaaagtttagGTATTATGACTCTGTCACTGTTTTGAAATTCCTTTTCTTCCATTGGGTCGGTAAATGGGCTTTTCTTCTTTCTAAACAATATGTAGAACCATACAAATTACACCCCTTGCCCGTTGACGATCAAATCCTATATTGGTACCCAATTTTCTCAAAGAATGTTAGTGATGGTATACTTAAATTAGAGTCATATGAAACAAGACAATATGGACATCCAACTGTCAAGCCTACCAGATCTGTTCTATTAAGAGCCCTATTCCTAACGTTTTGGAAGAGAACAACATTTGGTCTCCTAGGTATTATAGTTACTAATGTCCTTAGTATGAGCATTGCACTACTGGTCAAGCATTTACTTGAAAATTTGAACACCAAGTCGTTTGCTCTTCTGAAAATATTTCTGTTCCTATTTGCTATAATAGGCCTACAGATTGTTGATGGGCTTTTAATAGAGAACTTCACCTTTTATCTGAATCGATTAAGACTTGTCTGGGAACATTCAGTTTCTGTATGCGTATTCCAAAATGGCATTTCACACAGACGTTTCTTCAATAATAACGTAAACGGGTCTAATATGCTAAATGTCTGTAACACTGTCTTACACAGCTGTTCTCCTGATTCAGAATGTTCCAGAAACCCATTATATTGTCCCGCCAGGCGTTTTCAGAACAAAGAAATTACTCCTATCATATTTACGTTTGAATATAATGACTGCTTTTACGTTTCAATGTTTTTGGAATCCGCAGTACCAATTATCAACTTTTTGTCAAACTTTATCTATGGTGTTGTGTTGATTTCCATGGAGATTAAGATTAACTTGTGGGTCCTATACGTGCTTGGCGTTGTCTTCTGCTTCTTAATGGTCGTTGTCGAAATCATAAACACCTATTTACTCCACTTTGTTTGCCTTGTCAAGGATTATAGGATAGGAGAATGTGTTGAAATTATATCTGAGTTACCACTCATCAACAAATTACTCTACGATGACATTGCTATTAACATCATTACTGAGACTAGGAATTCTGAGTTATTGTTGATTTTGGTTAGGTTCTTCTTGACGCTGATCAATAAGTCGTTGTTTGTTATTTGCAACAATGTGACATTCTTTGTCTTGATGaattattttgtaaaatcaGTTAGAGACGCGGAGGTTATTAAGGACGTTGAGGTTGGAGGATTCTTATCATCATTTTACGTATTTTTCAGGATTATCAACTCAATGTTCATGCTTCCTTATGCACTTGGAAGACTAGCAACTGCTTACATATCATACAACagagttaaaaaatatctGAACGAATGTTCACCTAACTTTTACGTAAGTGACAACCGATTTCCTGGATCAACACAGATGTCATCTGACCTGCCTGATGTAACCAATGAGATTGCGAAGGATGTtgtagtattatataagGATGCCTCATTTGCATGGGTCCACAGTAAGAAGGATTTTGTTAATGACAACAATGAAGTccatttgaaaaatattaacttcCAACTTAAGAGGAAAGAAATTGTCATAATGACAGGTAATCAGGGTTGTGGAAAATCTAACTTCATCAAGTCAGCTCTAGGTGAGATGACTTTGGTTGGAGGTTCAATGGCAGTAGTTCCTCTACACACATCAATGccaatattttattcatctGAGAATATATGGCTACAACAGGGCACTATTAGATCAAACATCACCTTTGGACACAGATTTGATGAGGACATTTATGAATCAGTTATCAAAGCACTTGAACTTGAAACTGATATATTATCATGGGAGAAAGGTGACTTTAGAGTTGTCTCAGATAATGCTCACTCACTAAGTTGTGGTCAGAGAGTTAGAATGGAAATGGCTCGCGCTATCTATGCCTATCTCATATTTAGTAAAGTGAACAAGGATTACAATAGAAACCAGTGTTCATTCCTGATGTGTCTAGATTCACAGTTTCATGGATTAGACCCTTACGTATCAAGAACTGTATTCTTCAACCTGTTCAATGCTAAGAATGGTCTACTAGTTAAGGATGATTTGGCTGTTATAGTTTCTTCATCACTAACCTTGCTGGATAAATGTGTCAGAGCTTCAGACTTGGTTAAGTTTCCCAGAATTCCCGTATACGAGATTGATAACAAATCTGTTCATTTCAACTGTTATTTGTCAGACATTTTTAAAGACAAGAAGACACAAAATGCCTTTGAGTATATCACACCTCCTTCAGGTCCATATAAGTTGAATTTCTTCACCAATGATATGATGAAACTATGTTATTCAAGCTCAAACAATAGTTTATCCAGGAATTACCTCACCAAATCAAAGTACAGACGTTCATTATCATCTATAATCCAGGAATGTTATCCcgatgataaatttaacccATATCTACTGTATTTCAAGGCAGCTGGACTTGCATTTGTTCTGTTCACGATCTTTTCCCTAGCATCAAGTATTATGGATAATTCCAAGTTCGTCCTTGCAACCAACCTCACAGATTATATGTTCAAAAAAATAGGGGATTATGACGATGGCGTCACTGTTGACATGTCCGATGTTGTATCACACAGCGATTCTGCCCTCAACGTAATGCTGATTATTGTGTCAGTTATTATGGGCTGTTCCCTAGTATcgatattatttttcacGGTTTCCACTCTAATGGCCTCAAAAAGAATTCATGAATATTGTCTCACGTCAGTCTTCAAGAACAGCTCATCAGTGATTAAGATCAAAAAACAGATAAACCAAATCATAACATATTTTTCCTCAGATATGATCTTCATCGACCAATATATTGGTGATATGATCTTTACCACTTTCTTGGCATTCATTCAAACAGCCATTTCCATTGGAActctattttacacaattccCCTTTCTGTTCCATTTATTGCCGTATCACTGGTCATTGCCTTTGAATTCGTAGTGTTGAAGATTGTCAAGTCATTTAAGACCATTCAACTGGGATCACTAGAAACTATGTCACATGTTAACAAGACATGCGAAGATGCCATATTAGGAGCAGCAATTCACAGAAGCTTTAAAAAGGAATGGGAGTTGGTTAATGATCTTATCGAAAGAACAGATTATAAAATGAGGTGTTGGTTCATGGCAACTTCCCTGGGAAGTTGGACTTCAGTTCTCTTCAATTGGTTATTTTCACTTACAACCGCTCTATTCCTCACAGGCCTGATCATATTTGACAAGTTTACTGACTTTAAGATGAATGTTGGTTATTTTGGATTAGGTTTATCACTTGGAAGCAGTGTTATTAAATCTTTCAACAATTGTTCGTTTTGTTTTGCCAGGCTGCAGGTTTTTATATGTTCACTTCGAAGGTTCCAGTGCTTTATTCCTCCAGGTACCAAGTGTGTTTTTGACAAATTCCGCAATGTTCATGAAGAGGATCTAGTTATCAGTTCATCAAAACCTGAGGACCAAGTTAACACAGCTAACCTGCTTAGGAGAAGGGCAATTGAATTCAAAGACACCAATCCCAACTTCTTAAAGAGGATGTTATTCAGGCCTAAGTTCAACTTCATGTACGTTTCGAATTATCTCCCATCTGAACACACCGGGGTAGTATTGAAGGATGTCTGTGTTTACACCAATTCACTGATGAATAAGGAAGGCCTCATCCTTAACAACATTAACGCAACACCCAGCAAGTCTGATATCATTGGAATCATTGGCAGAACAGGTGCTGGTAAGACAACTCTTCTATCTGTGCTAGAAAACAATGTTAGAAATAGAACAGGTCAAGTCCTGCTTGATGGTAGAGATTTACAAGAAATCCCCAAAAGTGTCGTGAGACATATTGTTGGCGTTCTTCCTCAGTTACCATTTGTTTTTAAGGGTTGGACCATTAGAAGGTTCTTGGATCCAAGGAGACTATTTACTGATGATGACATTAATGAAGCTCTTGAAAATTGTGGTCTTCttgattttgtaaattGCCTTCCAGGCGGTAGAAAACTTGATACTGTAGTTGTACCCAAACCACTTAATACCGGCAAAAAAATTCTTGACCAAGATCCAAAAGAATCTTTTAACAGGGGTAAGGAATCTTACCGCGAAGACAGCTCAATGACCATCGATGCTCCTAAATCAACAGGTACAATGTTATCTGTAAGTCAGCTCAGAACACTTTGGTTTGCCAAGTTGGTATTGTGCAGACATCAGTACAGAATGTTAATCATTGATGAACCACCATCTGATAACATTTCTGACGATGAGTTGGAGGCTCAAGATATGGGCGTACCAATTTACGAACTACTGGACAAATACTTCAAGCACTGTACATGTTTCGTTACCGCGCATTATGCAAAGGTGCTCAAATCTTGTACATCCGTATGGGTAATGCATAACGGCAGACTTATAAGGACTTGCAGTGTTTCAGACGTATCCAAAAACGATTCTATTTCGAACATCATCGAAGAGATGGTTACCAAGTATTCAAacaactaa